DNA sequence from the Drosophila sechellia strain sech25 chromosome 3L, ASM438219v1, whole genome shotgun sequence genome:
ATGTAATAACTATATTTTAAATGCTGCAGTTTGCCGTATTTATTGAATTCCTAACAGGAAGCCCGATTCTTTGAACAGTGTGCCTACTACGTCACAACTGTCATTGGCTATTGACTAGAATTTGTGTTGAGCTGAGCTGATCCCACGGGGCGAAGCTTTTGGCTATATAAGCGTCGACTACTATCGTTTCCAAGTTTAATTTGCTCAGAGCAGAAAACGCGAGTGGACGTCTATCAGAAAACGCGATAAGTGGAAAGTAAATACGAACTAGCGTTGCTGTTGGCCCTGTCCTAAGGAATAAACTATCACAAAATGGCTCTGGTGCCAGCTACAAACAATACGGATTGGGATTACTGGGATTACCGTCGTCGTCTGTGGCGCGATTGGGATTTGAACGACTGGGACTTGCCGTACTGGAAGCGATCACTATCTCGCGTTGGATCCGCACCCGATCTAAGTCGGGTGATTGTCGGAAAGGATGGTTTCGAGGCCAATGTGGATGTGCACTTGTTCAAGCCCTACGAGATTAGCGTGAAGACCTCGGGAGACACTGTGGTCGTGGAGGCCAAGCACGAGAAGCGACGGGATGGTGACACCTTCGTGGGTCGCCACATCGTCAAGCGGTTCGTCCTGCCGCGAGGATACTATCCTAACGATGTGCGATCGGAACTGTCGTCCGATGGCATACTCACCGTCAAGTGTCCGCCGTATTTGACCAACGAGCGGAGTGTGTACGTCCGCCAAGTGGGTCCATCGTATCTAAGCATCAAGAACTAATCCCAGTCTATAGCATCGCAACTCCGTGTTTTGTTCTTAGTTACTTTCTGTTGGAGCTAAAATTAAGACAAAAGTAATGCACATATTTTTAAGACTAGAATTGGACTCTTTTTGTAATTAACAAAGCAACGTTTGTttagttaaataaaataaaagtttaatttattaataatgaaTTCAGACGACCTTATTTGGCAGTGGTTTCATTCCTTTTCCCAACCGCCAGCGGATGTGTTCAGCTCGACTCGAAGCTTTAAAACAATGGCCAAGAAAATGTCAACCTAAATTGCTTCATGTCgtacaaaaaagaaaaagtcaTCGTTTGACCAAACAAAAGTACCCGCTCGAATATAGTCTGTATCTTCCGAGTATTTTTACCCAGACTATCTTTCATATGGGTAAACACTACGCCCTCGAGCGATTTCCGTAATTTGCCAACTAAGGTTAACTTCAAATGTACATGGGCCAATAAACGACAACAGCTTTGAGCCAAAACCTACACGGAAAAGTTACACACGTGCACCACATGGAAGTAGCCAGAAAATAGAGCTGGAAAAATTAATCTAGTTTAAATTGACCATACAAAGTAACGAGAGTCACACGCCCACAATATTTGTAAAAAAGAGTGGGCGATCGTCACACTTGTATTCTAGAGGACAGAGCGTTAAAGAAGTGtatttttcgaaaaattatcTTCTAAATATAGATATTGTTGAGCAAGGAGAAATTCGAAAGAAAATACTTGAATAGCAGCAGGTGCCCggaaaaatttgtttaaaaagaGAAGAGAAGGCATCTTTTTTGGCAAGGGTGATCTTTATACAACAAAGAATTGTTTGAGCACAAACAACTTTTCTCTGATCTCTTTCTTTTCCTTAACATAAAGCGACGGGCGAGAGATACCCTCTAATtacatttgaaaataaaaaaaaagaaattttgGAACGGCATGAAATTTATACCTACATTCAATGAATTTTTATCTAAAAAACCGTCAAAACAAAAGATAGTGTTATCAACGCTCTGAGTAACCGTTTATTAGCAGAAATATTAGTAAAACACTAAGACTTGCAAAAAAGCATTTactcatttatttaatttctaaatAAACACCAACACGAGAAAACAAAGTCACGTCAATCTGCGACCCAATAAAGTGGCCAATTATGTGTAACCTCTAAATGTTTTCAGTTCTTTTAGCGAAATCGATTTGTCACTCAAAATGCAATTCATCAATGAAAAATTCGGACAAAGGGAATTGAGTTTCCTATCCGAGTAGTGGGGATCGGGCGGCGTAAACGTAGATAgttacttatatatatatatatatacgtatatgtaTAGAATAACATGTTTGCTCGGCTAACCAAATAAGTCGAAGAGTAACACACCTACGCTGGATTTCTATTGtatttaatttcgtttaattaaaatccatTTACAATATGGCGAGCAGTTGCAGCGGCGCATTTGATTTCGATTGCGAGTTTAATTGATGTAATGTCAGCTTGTATAGTTGAATAACATAATTTAACTCTTAAGTTTAATTATCATTCGAAAATGCTGTATACCCTACCGAACGAGTATATTTGGCTTGGCTCGGCTATCGCTCTATGAAAACACCTGATAAATGATCAGTCGTCGGTTTTGCCTGTGACCGAAACGTTGTTCGCCGttgttaatattaaaaattttacggtattcaaaaaataattatctTAACATTGTTTACATCAAACATACATTAAATGTGTTGAACATGGTAACTGCACAGTTAATTgactttaaaaaaaagtaaaattagATACAATTATTAACATCTGTTACTCATAATAATTCCGAGTATGATTgcgattattttttcattaattAAGCGTGTACTTTTAGGCAGACACTTAAATGCAAGTTGGTGACAAGCCCCCAATGGAGACACTTGATTAAACAAAACGTTTACGTTAGGCTAATGTTTTTAAGTGATCTAATAATTTACTTGTTTATATAACGATTCTAAATGGGCCAAGACAGAATGGCATCGTCAGTGATTGTTTTTTACGCGCTTATGTGTATCGGATTCTCCAAAGGTGAGTTGTGAATCTATTAcaacataaatttatttgtttaaatttattgaaaaacCATTAATGGtgtgaaaaacaataaacgtTAAATTGGCAGTtcataatatactttatttgaATTGCATTGATtcttaatgaatttattttacagCTTCGTTAAATGATATTCCCGAAATCACCCCCGCAATAGATAACAATTTATCTTTTCAATATGACAATACCAGCTCGAGTCCTCCACGGATTAAAAATGGTAAGGCGTCCGTGTCGAACTTCGCCGAAGTgccgaaaatatttttcttgtgACCTATTATTCCTGCAAGGACAACTACAAACTCAACCGTGCCGAAGAAAATGCAATCTATTGCTCAAATGGGATCTGGCTTGGTAGGAAACCCATTTGCACAAAGATT
Encoded proteins:
- the LOC6604772 gene encoding heat shock protein 27, with amino-acid sequence MALVPATNNTDWDYWDYRRRLWRDWDLNDWDLPYWKRSLSRVGSAPDLSRVIVGKDGFEANVDVHLFKPYEISVKTSGDTVVVEAKHEKRRDGDTFVGRHIVKRFVLPRGYYPNDVRSELSSDGILTVKCPPYLTNERSVYVRQVGPSYLSIKN